The DNA sequence GACAGGGTTGGCTCGGTTACTACCAAAGCGCAGTCTATATCAGAAAGCGAGGCAATTACCGGACATCCTATCCCAGGAGCGCCGTCAATAATAACCCAATCGCAACCGTTTTTTTCTGCCAGTTCTTTTGCCTGTTTTCTCACCAAAGAGACGAGTTTGCCTGAATTTTCCTCAGCAATTCCGAGCCTGGCGTGCACCAAAGGGCCAAAGCGGGTTTCTGAAATAAACCATTCTCCGGCAAGATTCTTTTCCATTTTTATAGCTTGAACTGGACAAATATGACTACAAAAGGCGCACCCTTCGCAAGACACAGAGTCGATAGTGAAACTCTCGCTTATGGCATTAAAACGGCATACTACGATACAGTTACCGCATTGCTGGCATATCCTTTTGTCTATTACAGCGTTTAAACCGCTTCTAAAACTATGTCGTTCTTGTATCTTAGGCTGTAACAACAAATGTAAATCCGCGGCGTCCACATCGCAGTCAACCATAACTTTATTTTTGGCTAATGCCGCAAATGCACCGGTAATTACGGTTTTACCCGTGCCACCTTTTCCACTGATGATAACAATTTGTTTCATCTTATTTCCTATTCAAACTTTTTACGGAGTAAATTTACTGCTGGAACAATAAAAAGAAGTAAAAAGCCGATAAGTATCAGAGTATATGAAAGAATCATTTTGTCTGAACCACCTAAAAATGATATTCGCAGGCCGTCCACTGTATTAAGTAAGAGGCAATTTTCTATTGCTAAAACCCCTGGTTCTAAGCCTGTAATCTTCATAAATGCCTCTTCCAATGATTTTTTATCGGTTTTTGCCTTTAAATTTAAAGGAGTATCAGTTACTAAAATTTTTCCTTTTACCAGAATAGCCACGCGGTCACATAAAAGGTCTGCTTCTTCTATACGCAAACAAAATTGGTTTGCGAATTTTAGCCATATTCAAAGCTAAAGTTTTCAGCAAGCAAAGTGTTTAATTCTTCTTTGTAGATTATAGCTACATTTCTAAAAAAGTCAATTGTTTTTTCTCTAAATTCTTCAAAATTCTCATAATAATAAC is a window from the bacterium genome containing:
- a CDS encoding ATP-binding protein translates to MKQIVIISGKGGTGKTVITGAFAALAKNKVMVDCDVDAADLHLLLQPKIQERHSFRSGLNAVIDKRICQQCGNCIVVCRFNAISESFTIDSVSCEGCAFCSHICPVQAIKMEKNLAGEWFISETRFGPLVHARLGIAEENSGKLVSLVRKQAKELAEKNGCDWVIIDGAPGIGCPVIASLSDIDCALVVTEPTLSGLHDAIRVIDVAKHFNVTVKLVINKYDLNPEMSEKIEGYCNKNAISLIGKIGFDKSVVEAMVEGKTILEYKDTKVKEEVMKILRDTPKLKKRYVFSFAKHTIKQSDFWLFSIRKLDTLHLFMVRSIFPKRKRKVSSTRSRKG